GTGCTGGGTTACTATTCTCCGATGACCAACCGGATCTCGATGTTCGATATCGGCGGCGGCAAGTCCAATCGCCAGGATTGGAAAATGAACGCTGAGACGATCATTCACGAAGCGACGCACCAGACGGCGTACAACACCGGCATTCATCGCCGCTTTGGCGCGGCGCCGCGTTGGGTGGTCGAGGGACTCGGCACATTGTTTGAAGCGCCCGGCGTGTATGACTCGCGGTCGAATTCCAGTCAACCGTCGCGAGTCAATCGCGGCCGCTTCGACGATTTTCGATCCCTCGTGGCGAGCCGCCAGCCGGGGACCATTGCCGAATTAGTCACCAATGATCGTCTGTTTCAATCGGAAGCCTCTCGCGCGTATGCGGAAGCCTGGGCGTTAACCTATTGGCTCGTGGAAACCCGTCCGCAACAGTACTCGAAGTACTTGCAATCGATGGCTGCGCGGCCGATCTTCGCCGATTACACACCGGAGCAGCGGCTGGAAGATTTTACGAAAGTCTTTGGCAGCAACTTTAAGCTGATTGAAGCTCAGTTTTTACAGTACATGACGACGGTCCGGTAGGGCGGTCTCCCTGTGCTGCGACGTTTCATTGTTGTGGCACGGTCGGGAGACCATTGGCATCTACACAACTTTTTCCGGGCATCCGGAAGGAACCACGAAAAACACGAAAGGCACGAAAGTCTTGTCGAGTATTGGATTGCGCTGGAAGTGCCAAAGGGACGTCGGCTAGGCGATCTGCCTTCAAATGGCCACCGCAAG
The DNA window shown above is from Planctomycetia bacterium and carries:
- a CDS encoding DUF1570 domain-containing protein, which encodes MRFAILATILVLATVPRAEAAGLGAKGSLFTLELDGRRAEGTALEWSQSEVVFLERDGRLMTFHPGEAKNYRKLGDRFRGYSSSELRAVLTRDLGKDFEISSTGHYLVAHPPGQSAQWSQRFEDLYRSCAHYFSVRGFRLAEPQFPLVAVVYRNQDEFLRQARAEGANIDASVLGYYSPMTNRISMFDIGGGKSNRQDWKMNAETIIHEATHQTAYNTGIHRRFGAAPRWVVEGLGTLFEAPGVYDSRSNSSQPSRVNRGRFDDFRSLVASRQPGTIAELVTNDRLFQSEASRAYAEAWALTYWLVETRPQQYSKYLQSMAARPIFADYTPEQRLEDFTKVFGSNFKLIEAQFLQYMTTVR